From one Triticum aestivum cultivar Chinese Spring chromosome 4B, IWGSC CS RefSeq v2.1, whole genome shotgun sequence genomic stretch:
- the LOC123095060 gene encoding expansin-A24-like, translated as MASAPARAIAVVALMFACSGLAMAADKAPTWLRAHATFYGGADASDTMGGACGYGNLYSAGYGTRTAALSQALFKDGAACGQCYKIACDRKLADPMFCKPGVTVTITATNLCPPNYALPSNNGGWCNAPRPHFDMAQPAWEKIGVYKGGIIPVMYQRVPCVKKGGVRFKIAGHDYFNLVNVFNVAADGSIKSMDVKSSDSDTWTPMARNWGANWQSLANLTGKMLSFRLTSTNGQTLVFNNIVPAGWTFGQTFASKLQF; from the exons ATGGCGTCGGCTCCAGCTCGAGCTATTGCGGTGGTGGCTCTCATGTTCGCGTGCTCTGGGTTGGCCATGGCCGCGGACAAAGCGCCGACATGGCTGAGGGCGCATGCCACTTTCTACGGCGGCGCTGATGCCTCTGACACCATGG GTGGGGCGTGTGGGTACGGCAACCTGTACTCGGCGGGCTACGGCACGCGGacggcggcgctgagccaggcgcTCTTTAAAGACGGCGCGGCGTGCGGGCAGTGCTACAAGATTGCTTGTGATCGCAAACTTGCGGATCCAATGTTCTGCAAACCTGGCGTCACCGTGACAATCACGGCCACGAACCTCTGCCCGCCTAACTATGCGCTCCCGAGCAACAACGGAGGCTGGTGCAACGCGCCGAGGCCGCACTTCGACATGGCACAGCCTGCCTGGGAGAAGATTGGTGTCTACAAGGGTGGCATCATCCCTGTCATGTACCAGAG GGTTCCATGCGTGAAGAAGGGTGGTGTGCGGTTCAAGATCGCTGGTCATGATTATTTTAACCTAGTTAACGTGTTTAACGTCGCAGCGGATGGCTCGATCAAATCGATGGATGTCAAGAGCTCTGATTCAGACACATGGACGCCAATGGCTCGTAACTGGGGCGCGAACTGGCAATCTCTAGCTAATCTTACTGGGAAGATGCTCTCATTCAGATTGACCAGCACAAATGGGCAGACGCTTGTGTTCAACAATATTGTGCCAGCTGGATGGACATTTGGGCAAACATTTGCGAGCAAATTACAGTTTTAG